One stretch of Daphnia pulicaria isolate SC F1-1A chromosome 8, SC_F0-13Bv2, whole genome shotgun sequence DNA includes these proteins:
- the LOC124311530 gene encoding uncharacterized protein LOC124311530, whose amino-acid sequence MNTVFGSYLFLNLNYGREVNPDPEICDTLARAIVSQFTMTKTAVGNGWESWFDIETGKGRLVNYASRHWFPYYLLHRAEEKKDRALNGKNWSCNLYNFFRRTQI is encoded by the exons ATGAATACTGTTTTTGGTTCTTATCTCTTCTTAAACTTAAACTATGGAAG agaggTAAATCCTGATCCAGAGATTTGTGACACGTTAGCTCGAGCAATTGTAAGTCAGTTCACAATGACAAAAACTGCTGTTGGCAATGGCtgg GAGTCTTGGTTTGATATCGAGACGGGTAAAGGTCGTCTTGTGAATTACGCTTCTCGTCATTGGTTTCCCTACTACCTGCTTCACCGGgcagaggaaaaaaaggaccgCGCCCTCAACGGGAAGAACTGGAGTTGCAACTTATACAATTTTTTCCG GAggacacaaatttga
- the LOC124311924 gene encoding uncharacterized protein LOC124311924 encodes MAPEDFISIIQELEAENVDLAEKYNKLQTEMDKIHIQIGKGTLDWIFKKDETGQQDSKTPFGASKPASFAGAAKSVTLIAKLDPELDTTNLDGKSMDQFFKSNEQWPTLQHFSKRNNQARLVFNNAADAKKAEQIIKEDPKLTGTVKSIAEQKFNYPVVAFATGTNDLEELQTEIEYRNELLRGNISSIKILSREKGHVKIYVTSKKTQVAILKAGNSAIKSELPRNKQSKSELDFWTPELDKLKAEMRTATAKYEKFLKANNIKERKRTSKECSPQETNFRSAKRMYQKVLRKSKGKAFENFCTINMNKDLFKSLRILSNSQNTSQVPTELVVDGRSMTEEEEIIKELGNSFFPAPKPIGPEQEEIINTYASYKKASANEVQPTITSEEVEAAVFALNASSSPGTDGISISIIQEANMDVGDREMVWRESAWISTRKVNSECHAFSGKHNRNKP; translated from the exons ATGGCTCCAGAAGACTTTATTAGCATCATCCAAGAACTAGAAGCAGAAAATGTTGATCTAGCAGAAAAGTACAACAAGCTACAAACTGAAATGGACAAAATCCACATCCAAATCGGCAAAGGTACTCTTGATTGGATTTTTAAGAAAGACGAAACAGGGCAACAAGACAGCAAAACTCCGTTTGGGGCATCGAAACCAGCATCCTTCGCTGGAGCGGCCAAATCAGTAACGTTAATAGCTAAGCTGGACCCAGAATTAGATACCACCAATCTGGATGGTAAGTCAATGGATCAGTTTTTTAAAAGCAACGAACAATGGCCGACACTCCAACACTTCTCAAAGAGGAACAACCAAGCCCGCCTAGTTTTCAACAATGCAGCAGATGCCAAGAAGGCAGAACAGATCATAAAAGAAGACCCTAAACTAACCGGGACGGTAAAATCAATCGCAGAACAGAAATTTAATTACCCGGTTGTTGCCTTTGCCACCGGAACAAATGATTTAGAGGAACTTCAAACTGAAATCGAATACCGGAACGAGCTGTTGCGAGGTAACATAAGCAGCATCAAAATTCTGTCCAGAGAAAAGGGACATGTAAAAATTTATGTGACATCCAAGAAGACGCAAGTAGCAATCCTAAAAGCAG GTAATAGTGCAATTAAATCGGAACTGCCAAGAAACAAACAGAGCAAAAGCGAACTAGATTTTTGGACACCGGAACTGGATAAACTGAAGGCGGAGATGCGCACTGCAACGGCCAAGTATGAAAAATTTCTCAAAGCCAATAACATCAAGGAGAGGAAACGTACCAGTAAAGAGTGTTCACcgcaagaaacaaatttccgCTCAGCCAAACGGATGTATCAAAAAGTGCTAAGAAAAAGCAAAGGAAAAGCGTTCGAGAACTTTTGCACTATAAACATGAATAAGGACTTATTTAAGAGCCTAAGAATCTTGTCCAATAGCCAGAACACCAGCCAAGTGCCCACGGAACTTGTTGTGGATGGAAGGTCTatgacggaagaagaagagataatCAAAGAGCTAGGTAACAGCTTTTTTCCTGCCCCAAAACCAATTGGCCCAGAGCAGGAAGAAATTATCAACACGTATGCAAGCTACAAGAAAGCAAGCGCAAATGAAGTACAACCAACCATTACAAGTGAAGAAGTAGAAGCAGCAGTCTTCGCACTAAACGCAAGCTCGTCTCCGGGCACAGATGGGATCTCAATCTCAATTATACAAGAG GCTAACATGGATGTCGGTGACAGAGAAATGGTTTGGAGAGAGTCAGCATGGATTTCGACAAGGAAGGTCAACAGTGAGTGCCATGCATTCTCTGGTAAGCACAATCGAAACAAACCGTGA
- the LOC124311925 gene encoding uncharacterized protein LOC124311925: protein MDSTRKFHSRSHPPWELSKLNYRSEDESTLPPEENGLAIYTKSHKSTAGVGLGIVCCASKVVVQTAQEKLAANTTENQAEILGLLAALQYAAANKSNYTSCNIFCKSVPALKDCTKNEKLNEAAITCRKLCYDNRDHIHLNLVAKEAEGIDLAKEAAKAVLDLGSQVTKDQPWSIELLKDKIKTEIQKLWSDEWAGSKTGTHTRRFFPRPSDASCLNGSYIHQEITQVLTGHCRLNHHLHLIKTISSPQCECGHGDETVEHFLFHCARYASQRSHLIQACSSSKKTFPPSLEDIPKFRHIWKEFKDFILKTERLK, encoded by the coding sequence ATGGACAGCACGCGAAAATTCCACTCGCGAAGTCACCCACCATGGGAGCTGAGCAAACTGAACTACAGATCAGAAGATGAATCTACACTTCCACCAGAAGAAAACGGCCTGGCCATCTACACTAAAAGCCACAAATCTACAGCAGGAGTCGGACTTGGGATTGTCTGTTGTGCATCAAAGGTAGTCGTCCAAACCGCACAAGAGAAGTTAGCCGCAAACACAACTGAAAACCAGGCGGAAATCCTAGGCCTGCTAGCTGCACTACAATATGCTGCTGCAAATAAGAGCAACTATACTAGCTGCAATATTTTTTGCAAATCTGTCCCTGCCCTCAAGGACTGcactaaaaatgaaaaactgaacgaAGCAGCAATCACCTGTAGAAAGCTATGCTACGACAATCGGGACCACATTCATCTCAATCTAGTCGCTAAAGAAGCAGAAGGTATTGACCTCGCAAAAGAAGCAGCAAAAGCTGTCCTCGATCTTGGCTCTCAAGTAACTAAAGATCAACCCTGGTCAATAGAACTTCTCAAAGATAAGATCAAGACGGAAATTCAAAAGCTGTGGAGTGACGAGTGGGCCGGCAGCAAAACaggaacacacacaagaagatTTTTCCCGCGACCATCGGACGCCAGCTGCCTAAATGGAAGCTACATACATCAGGAAATAACCCAAGTCCTCACGGGGCACTGCAGACTAAATCACCATCTCCATCTCATCAAAACAATCTCATCACCGCAGTGTGAGTGCGGCCATGGCGACGAAACAGTAGAACATTTTCTGTTCCACTGTGCACGATACGCAAGTCAAAGATCACACCTCATCCAGGCGTGCTCAAGCAGCAAAAAAACGTTTCCACCATCGCTAGAGGACATCCCAAAGTTCCGGCACATATGGAAAGAGTTTAAAGACTTCATCCTGAAGACCGaaaggttaaaataa